The genomic interval TTGTCTCTTCTAGGTCCAGCAGCGGTTTGGGGAAAATACTGGACACAAATGGATCCCAAAGGACCCTAATGAATATAATGGCGTCAGCTTTTTATTTCACGATAATCGCCATACGATAAAGTCAGGCTTGCAGGCGGTTTCTGACAATCGTCTTACACTAGTCTGGCAGAAAATCTTTTGTCCATCATTTCTTAAGGAGGCATGTCAATGACGTCATACTGTCATCTGGTGGCATGACGTCACACATGTATACATCTAGCATGATAAGACGTTTATAGGAGTGCGAGGTAATGTCAGCCCAGCCATGAGACAGGGGCAGGGCCCGCACATAGACATGGCCATGTAGTCTGTGAGGACACAGGATGTCTCCTAAGAAAGGGACAGCTGGAATAAGGAACACCCGGGACAGCTGCAACAGCCAGGGGAAGAGAcagcccaggaggagggggcgtctCTTTAAGAGGCGGAGGAGAGGGAGGAACTGGGAGAGACGGACAGAAACAAAGGAGAAAGAGAGACATACAGGAAGGGAAAGAGACGGCATCTGGACCCGGGGAGTGGAGTCCACGTGGGGGAGAGACAGCAGCACTGCACGCTATGGAGAAGACTGCTGACTGAACTAGAGACTGTCATATCGCGTGGAGTCGGGATAACTGCAAGAAGAGACACTTCTGACAAAGACTGTCCATTGTATTGTGACTGATGGAGGGAGTCTCAGTGAGTGTCCCCCGGCAGTGAGCACTCTCTTCTCCCGGTGTCACTGTCACTTTTGCGTTCTTTGTCTGCCCGGCTGTCACTTGACCTCGCTGTCTTCCCCTGAGCTGTCTTGACACTTTCGTGGACTGTCTCTTGTCCCCCTTGGCTGTCTCATGGCcgccctcagtagccctggctccGGCCCCCATGCCACTTCCCCCCGGGTCTACTTCCAGTCCCCAGGAGAGACCACACAGGAACCGGAGAGACGACACCCGGGCAAAGTGACAGTCAAGTATGACCGCAAGGAGCTAAGAAAGAGACTGAGGCTGGAGGAGTGGATCCTGGAGCAGCTGGTGGGGCTGTATGACTGCCAGGTGAGGGCACATCTACCCGCCCCTCATGGGGCAATGTCTCCTAATACTGGAGCTAATCCCGTGCAGAGGAGTCAATGAGATTATAGCTGGGACAATAGAGGAGACCGTCTGGGTGGGCACCAGTGTTGAGTTAATCTGGCCCGGGCACCCATCTTGTCACTCCAGGGCAGGGTGTGAGCTGGCAGCGTGCTCCGATGCCACCGTGAGTCCTAGGAACAGCTGAGGACACCTGTCACCAGCATGTGACGGCCATAAATCGGAAGACATTGAGGCGGGCTGGTATCTTAAAGTCATATGTACGAGAAAGTGAGCCCAGATTATATAGGATTACAATCCGCGCTAGATTATAATCTGGGTATTGTTACACTCGTCCAATTATGTTCATAATGTGACAAAGTgtagactatatactgtatatactgactgcaAGCGTAACTAATACTATCAGTCGGGGAAGTGACCTCATCCTGTTGGGGCGGGAATCACGAAATCCCAGCTTTCCATACAAAATCCATCAGCAGACTACGTCGACGTGTGTTCACACTAGTGGCAGAAATCGGATTTCTGTCGCAGGGTTGCAGTTTTAACTGAGGTTTCTGCTACGAGAAATGCGGTTTTGTAATTTGTGAAAGGAATATGTGGCGAAATCCGGGTGAatgttccaccatgtgaacaaagAATTTTGGATTTGCCCCTTTACTAGATGTATATAACGCTTGTATTACCGTATATTATTTTACTATGGACACATTAAGTCCCAGTTTATAGTATCTTTTCGTGTGTtgttcctcagttattcctcctggaaatttaggATGAAACGTACAACTGGGTATTACCATTCACCTAGTCAAAGGCAGGGCTTTCCGGTCAGAGAtggaaaaagttactgactcagctttaaataaaattatgaattatttttaattagatTATACAATTAATAATACGGTGTAATTAGATACATCATTTGTTACATTTGCACTTTCATTGGAATCCAATTGCTGGTTTTTTACTGAATGGAAGAATCTTTTCCGCCTGTGActgaaggagtcagagtcggaCTATAGGAGTCAGAGTCGGTGGTTTAGCTTAGTCTGGGACTGTCAGCAGTGATAGGACAGTGTCAGATCATATAGTGAGACtcggttgtcaatttattcagagATTTCCAGGAAGAGTAACAGAGGGGCATCACAatgatcctcctgatcactggggtacCTGGCGATTGGGCACATACCCCCTGTCCTGTGCATAGGAGAGGTGTCCataccaggacaacccctttaattattttattatgatGCCAGGGTTGTCAGCTTTATtccgactccaactccacagccctgtcacCTGTTACGGAGAGGAATATGGCTGCCCTGTATTAGATTGTGGTATTTTTAGGCTTGGCATCGGACACTGGCACCGGGCACATGTCATTTAGAAGTAATTATCAGGATCATCCTCTTGCTGGAGGGTTCACTGGGTTCCACACAAGCCTCAGTGTTCTGGCGTAGATGGGTGATaatgtggcgcatctttggcgCAAGGCCCGACGTATGtaatataactcacaccagaaaattgGCGGGCGTTATACAAGAAATCCGCGCCAGTTCCTGAATGATAGACCTCTATATTCTGGTGCTCGCGCATGCGCCTGATTTATTATGAGGCCGGAGCCACTTGATATTTCTTGCGGGCCCCGCACCATTCGAGGGGCTTTATTAAGAAATGCCAGTCTTAGTGAAACACCCGTAACCCTTTTGAAGTCTCAGAGTGAAAGGTCCATCTCTAATAGAGCTGCACTATTACAAACCACCGTGATGTATTGTAATGTCACCACAGAGCAACCATGGGGTATCCCTATGAGAAACAAGGTGGTGGGCCGACTTATAACGTTCTCTAAGGCACCTTGCAGATGACCGTCAGCCAGGATAGCGCAGCGTCGGCCCATGATCCGCGTCCGGGCCACAATTCAGGATAGGTTgtattcctgtccggttttgcgGCCATGCTTCCGCAGCCCCCATTCATTGAATGGCATCAGTTCAATCATGGCCGCCCGCGCACAGTAGTATGCACGGGGCCTAAACATAAGGCCACACTTAGCGTAAACGCCATGTTGCGGTCCATGTTTTCCATTGGTAATGTCTATGAGGATTGTGATGTGACTGTTTTTATATACAGGGGccgtgctgtgtatacagtgtacgcTGCACTTTGCTCCGTCCTTGGATGTTTAGGTGCCAGGTGTATCACTATAGTCTTTGGCTCCTACGTGATGGATTTGTGCCATACATGCCAGATCCTCCTGTATACATTAGTGTTAACCTGTTGTTCACACCTACGTAATACTGCCTGATATGTTTACGTATAACATTCCCTCCTGTGgggctatatacagtattatacacaaGGATCCTGTATACTCTAGTGGCCGCAGCCAGGAAGATTCTTAACCCTTATGTTTAATATGCAGCGGTCGggctaactctgctacatctgtagcccATGTGGTCATCTGCAAGAGCTCTGCCTAGTAAGTCGAAGGGAAAGAGGTTGTAAAGTTGGGATAATCCCTCCAATAGAATGCAGAACTTTCCCTTATTTGACCTAT from Leptodactylus fuscus isolate aLepFus1 chromosome 7, aLepFus1.hap2, whole genome shotgun sequence carries:
- the PPP1R14B gene encoding protein phosphatase 1 regulatory subunit 14B — protein: MAALSSPGSGPHATSPRVYFQSPGETTQEPERRHPGKVTVKYDRKELRKRLRLEEWILEQLVGLYDCQEEEIPELEIDVDELLDMETDEQRGERVKELLIDCYKPTEAFISGLLEKIQGMQKLSTPQKK